The genomic DNA AATTAGGGtcgattagccccgattaggaccagttagcagctttcaccctataattaaccttgacgaagATTAAGGGGTGATAAATGCTCATTTTTTAGTCTCGATTAGGACTGTTTAGTGTTAAACACTATCCAAACAGCCTATGCAAAGGCCTTAAGTATGCATACTCACACTAAATAagtcattgtaaatgtgtaggtcgctcaaCACTTTACGATAAAACaacgatacccatgaagggctgATACCCATGAAGGGATGATACCCttgaagggccgatacccatgaagggtTGATACCCGAGAAGGGCCAAAAGTACCCCGAGTCGTGAAAAGACCATTATAATTTCCACGAAAACTAGAGCAGTAATCACGGAAGTTAAGGAgaaaatgatatggatagaaaatacattaTAAAGACACATTAAGTAACGCATTAACTATATTTGGGTGTCTTGTCTGAAGTCCAGTACAGACCTGTTTGGTCCGAGCTCATAGCAGACCCAAGACAGCCCATATAGACAAGGCCCACCAGCTGAGGTTGTCAAGGTCCAAAAACACAAGttgttcacggactaggcccaatatggctggaagagcagagacatgtgtccTAAACGGAATCAGagtcctacacagaaggttctggagttccttcccttatagcactcctaatcaccatctaagttggagactggtccaccaagtctcctaacacaagtctaaccctagactcacctctatataaagggctctacccctcaacctagaattacatttttggcttgattctctaccaCACAGAGATgcgtaggcatcttgcaaggaccAATAGTCCTGAAcgcaagagcagccattaaaaactcgaagctcacaaaccctagcattaaatactagCATACTCCAGTTTTTATTCCCTAACACTGTGAACCACATCTAGTAAGCCTTTACTTCTGAGAATGAAACTCATGATTTTTTTTCCACCTTCAAATTATGAAAATCCAAACACTTTATCATATCCTATGAACACATACCCTACGATTTTATACCACTTTGAAATCACCAGATACCTTTCATTCAATGAATATACACCATTGTATAcctgatttcttttcataaatgcCAAACCTTTATTATTACAAGGTTGAAACTCTTTTCATATATGATTTGATTATCAAATACAAATGTTGttttagttaaatatttttataactgttgattatgattctgtttatggaattgaattattagaattggattgtttttataaattatGTGAACCAGATTCATGGTCAAATGTAGGCCAaagtgtgccttggatccagtatagagaacatGGTTGTGTGCCATGTTcagggttagtgtgtgactgatcagaAGCCTAACCTTTGATTTTTAGTTAAAATGAGATAATTACAGTTCAATAATTCTTTCGAAAGATATAATTTCCTAGTTTCCAATTGATACAAAGGATTCAATTGATACAAAGGATGATGAATCCTTTTTATATACTACCCTGAGCTTATGAATTCCAGATAAACTATTTTAGAATTGTTGGTGTTATATTGATACTTGCTGAgcattgttgctcacccttgattttcTTCTAACCATTTTAGAAAGTCTTAAAGATGAGTTGCTTGATTACGATCAAATTTAGGGCTAAGTCTAGGTGAAGAGCATGAGTGGTTACATTATCTAGAGGTCAAAAAATGTATCTAGGGAGATTGATGAGGATGTTTCAAGATAGAGTTATTTTATTGAGATTCAGTTATAAATCAGGTTTGTAAATAAAGTGGCAGTGATTCTTCTTATCGAAGATGACTTGATATAGTAAAAGATGATGTTTAATAATAATAGTGGTTGTTTCTAATTTCAATACTGTGACCTATATGCGATCCTTGTTTTAGGGGTTAAACTATTTTTCTTTTAAACCATTTTCTTAAAGCTTTCAATTTTTAAATTCTTTGATTTTTATTATCTTTTCAAAATATATAGGTTTTTAAAAGTATTTTAAATGTGTTTTCGTGGGGTGACGTCAAATACAAACCCCCGGATTTTAGGGGTGTCATACTTGTCATCAGAATTGTGCATTTGTCTTATTTGATTTAAGAAACCTTATTTACAAGGCATGATCACCGAGTGAGCTGGAAAGGTTCTTAATAGGTGTTTAATCTTCCTCCAATATAATTATTACTTGTATTTTCAATTTTCATTGTAGGAATATTCTTTttggatattaagattttattgGATAAACGTTTGGAGACAAGTTACGTACATTTTGGTTAGATGCTAAAAAAATTTGATTGAAAAAAAAATCTTCAGATATTTTATCAAGATACAATTTATTTATGAAAAAGTTAATcgtgatgaaaaaagaaaaaagaaatacTATTACAATTTCATCCTCAATCTCGTGCAAAGATTGATGTCGTAGTATATCTTATATTctctaaatatattttttattagtAATTTATCACATAAATATGCGTATTTTATCAAGTACCATCAGTAAAAAAAGGTTAAGTGCCCGTTAATTATAATgcttatattttttaaatttttaaatagaTATTATAAAGTGAAAATGTAACATCAATCGAACCTACAATTAACATGACTTAATTTATATATGTCCTCACAAGAAAATATTTATGGACCCTGtgaaatttattttttaatattttaaatattttctagTAGGACGTATATCAAAACTATCTTCACGGATTTTGTACATATATTTTCCTGTGATGTAGGGGATTGTTGCAATGTTCCATAATTTCTACCCAAATTAAAAAGATACTTTTActacttaaaaatattttttttaaattattaatatcTCTTATATAATGTGTATGGACTTTTAGATTATTAACCATAAATAATGTATTTTAAATTGTATTAAGAAAATAAATGCATGACAAATATGGTAGTGGATGAAGTTTATTAGAGGAagaaataatatatcaaaattttTGAAATAGAAATATACTACGCATTTATATTGCATTTCAGTTTAGTTTATTACACATTGATAATAAAAATAATGGCCTTGTAGGCCTCTTTTAGTTAACCATCAAGGAACTAATgattaaaaacaaattttaaaattaaaaattggtATTTGAGAAATATTTTGCACCAGCAGCCCAATTTGCTGGAACAGCATTATCAGCTTCAATAGATTTTCCAGAAGAAGTAGTAATTCTGAAGGAAAGTGGGCCCTTTGTTGATGGGTTGATGTTAGCAGTCCATGTCGCACCCCACGATTGTTGCATTGGAATCCATTCTCCAGAGTTTGCGGGTCGAAGCTGCATAGATGCAATGTCACCATCTCCATTTATGTATTCAATTGCGCTTGCAAAATAATTTGGATTAATATGCTGGTCAATTTTAAAGGCAATTTTTTCCCCTCCATAATTGCATGGCACCCTGAagaaaacataaataaaatatcaTAAAATGAACCAAACATCCAATTTTAATAGTTATTGTACTTCTTAATTATACCTTCTAAATTGAATATCCACTTGTCCTAACTGGCGAAGATTATTTTCTTGTCCCGGTTTAGCCATTGCTCCGAAAGCATGACCACTTAAGTCAAAATGAAATGGTACATTGTTACAGGCTCCGGGGCATTCATCTGTGATAGTGACTGTAATTGGTTGGCCTGAACAGAACTGTGAAGCTGAGCATTGTACCTGCAGAATTGATTCGAATATTAATCCCTGATAACTAAGAATATAATTGAAGATTTAAAGATAAAAATTAATGTTATCATTTAAATTGATGTACCTGGTAACACTGACCACAACCATGACCCGAAAGAAAAATCTTGGCATTTCCTGCTGATATCATGGCTGAGTATGGAGCTTGTCCAACATCTGTGTCAAATCCGCAGGCGCCTCCTATAATTGAATAAaaattaattacaattaaaatttaagaaaaaatcatatatatatatatatatatattataaatcatGTGTGTCAGTTGGTTAGTTTATCAATATATCTGTGGTAAAAAACTATTGAAAATGAATATCTTACCACTTCCAGGGCCGTCAGGGGGGCCATACCATGTAGCTAAAGCTGGTGCAAAACCACTTCCCTGAGCTATACTATGCGAAAATTGCATACAAGTTACTAAAAAATATATGAACGTAATAGATCTGCAAAAGACATTTTGAAGATTAAGAGCCATATATGTTAAACTATGTTAAACAAATATATCTGATAAAAATTGTATGTTCAATACTCAAGAATATGTGATTGGTATTTATAGAGTCGATTATCTCAGAATAATAAATCCATACAGTTGTCATCTTATGCATTATTTCATTTGTCAAAAGAAGATTATCATCAGTTTGGTTGTGGATAACTGTTGGGAATAACTAATAAATTAGGGGTATATTCAATActcatttaaatattttttttgttattGAAATCGAGGTgtattaaatttataaatagGGGTATTCATGCATATCTGATTCGTATTTATAGAGTCAGTTATCTCTAAATAATAAATCCATACAGTTGTCATATTATGCATTATGCCATTTTCCAAAAGAAGATTATCATCAGTTTGATTGTGGATAACCGTTGGGAATAACTAATAAATTAGGGGTAT from Apium graveolens cultivar Ventura chromosome 5, ASM990537v1, whole genome shotgun sequence includes the following:
- the LOC141661703 gene encoding expansin-B18-like, whose product is MALNLQNVFCRSITFIYFLVTCMQFSHSIAQGSGFAPALATWYGPPDGPGSGGACGFDTDVGQAPYSAMISAGNAKIFLSGHGCGQCYQVQCSASQFCSGQPITVTITDECPGACNNVPFHFDLSGHAFGAMAKPGQENNLRQLGQVDIQFRRVPCNYGGEKIAFKIDQHINPNYFASAIEYINGDGDIASMQLRPANSGEWIPMQQSWGATWTANINPSTKGPLSFRITTSSGKSIEADNAVPANWAAGAKYFSNTNF